One window from the genome of Microcoleus sp. AS-A8 encodes:
- a CDS encoding serine/threonine protein kinase has product MSLCINPSCSNTDNRDTQLFCQTCSSELLLEGRYRVMRQLGSGGFGKTYEVSDRSGPVQVLKVLSNNHPKYVELFQREAQVLARLNHPGIPRVEPNAYFVFLPRNRSEPLHCLVMEKIEGLNLEQYIQQRGSPIDHKLARQWLIQLLTILQEVHSQHFFHRDIKPSNIMLRSDGHLVLIDFGTAREVTETYVTKQATGEVTGVISAGYTPPEQFNGQAVPQSDFFALGRTFIYLLSGKDPSKLYDSYTDELRWRDATSLASPQLADLLDRMMARFPHQRPQTAAEILQQLEQISSDSYIPQNSLPKAIPQIYFQQTLPVQPLAQQTEELRPYRPSSPSAPKSPLTPQPEIPPVPPPTANPSHSSIPTTAPALDPNFIRYCQQELAEYIGPMAAIICRRTLAQNPGLSANQLVEALAKKIPNSKHSQEFQRRLLT; this is encoded by the coding sequence ATGAGCCTTTGCATCAATCCTAGCTGCTCAAATACCGACAATCGCGACACCCAACTGTTCTGTCAGACCTGTAGCTCTGAGTTATTGTTGGAAGGTCGCTATCGGGTGATGCGCCAGCTAGGAAGTGGCGGCTTCGGGAAAACCTATGAAGTGAGCGATCGCTCTGGCCCTGTTCAAGTCTTGAAAGTCCTGAGCAATAATCATCCCAAGTATGTCGAACTCTTCCAACGAGAAGCTCAAGTCCTAGCGCGACTCAATCATCCTGGCATTCCCAGAGTAGAACCCAATGCCTACTTTGTCTTCTTGCCTCGAAACCGATCAGAGCCATTGCACTGTCTGGTCATGGAAAAGATTGAGGGGTTGAATTTAGAGCAATATATCCAACAGCGGGGCAGCCCCATCGATCATAAATTAGCACGTCAATGGCTGATCCAACTGCTCACAATCCTACAGGAGGTACACAGTCAACACTTTTTCCATCGGGATATCAAGCCCTCCAACATCATGCTCCGATCCGATGGACATCTTGTATTAATTGATTTTGGTACGGCACGGGAAGTTACGGAGACCTATGTCACCAAACAAGCCACAGGTGAGGTTACGGGAGTGATTTCCGCCGGTTATACACCCCCAGAGCAATTCAACGGTCAAGCCGTACCCCAATCGGATTTCTTTGCTTTGGGGCGCACGTTTATTTATCTGCTGAGTGGCAAAGACCCTAGTAAATTGTATGACTCCTATACCGACGAGCTGCGCTGGCGTGACGCGACTTCCTTAGCTTCTCCCCAACTCGCAGACCTTTTGGATCGGATGATGGCACGTTTCCCCCATCAGCGTCCTCAAACAGCCGCCGAGATTTTGCAACAACTCGAACAGATTAGCAGCGATAGCTATATCCCCCAAAATTCTTTGCCCAAGGCTATACCTCAGATTTACTTCCAACAGACGCTCCCTGTACAGCCATTAGCACAGCAGACCGAAGAACTCAGACCCTATAGACCTTCGTCACCCTCTGCCCCCAAGTCACCCCTAACCCCACAACCCGAAATCCCCCCAGTACCCCCGCCGACTGCCAATCCGAGTCACTCATCAATTCCTACGACAGCGCCCGCACTCGACCCTAATTTTATCCGTTATTGTCAACAGGAACTCGCGGAATATATTGGCCCTATGGCGGCAATTATCTGTCGGCGCACACTGGCTCAAAATCCCGGGCTGTCGGCCAATCAATTAGTAGAAGCGTTAGCTAAAAAAATTCCCAACTCGAAGCATTCCCAAGAGTTTCAGCGCCGATTACTAACCTGA
- a CDS encoding GAF domain-containing protein → MSAEGDESVPYLIQNPENPDQKVHELQFGLNTIGREISNTIILLHKSLSRHHAQLIINDQGVMMKDLGSLNKTYVNEREIDQCQLRNGDLVRCGSVLFKFVHSIEKHQASAPLKDETANLSILRRFSPEQTRVEMQELLQQESSKYQRSVLKLRQEDATQRAVDKLKILLEVSKQLSSPEENERLFEKILDLLFEIMNVDRAVILLVNEETGQLEQKAVKFRIGVPTDDQFYSTTITNFVQQNGDSVLISDARQDQRFSESLSVLNQAIQASMCVPLKPRDTVIGVLYTDNLSMADIYSQEDLEFLTALANQAAIAIENTELNKKMQSEAIVRTKLERFFPQAVSKKLKEEGNLEIVDTEVTALFADISGFTAMSSTMEPRQIIEMLNEYFEVMVEDIVFQYEGTLEKYIGDALLAVWGAPYRQPDDARRAVHAAIAMQKAVLRLHDQWQQRHGIDIQIHIGLNTGKVAAGNIGSQNLIQYATIGDTTNVTSRICSAAQEGEIMISQSTLDQLNDPNVAIEKMPPVWVKGKDHPLQLYRVQWNV, encoded by the coding sequence ATGAGCGCTGAGGGAGATGAGAGCGTGCCGTACTTAATCCAAAATCCAGAGAATCCTGACCAAAAAGTTCATGAATTACAGTTTGGTTTAAACACGATCGGGCGTGAGATCAGTAACACCATCATCTTGCTTCATAAAAGTCTTTCCCGTCACCATGCTCAGCTCATCATTAATGATCAGGGTGTGATGATGAAGGATTTGGGCAGCCTGAATAAAACCTATGTGAATGAGCGGGAAATTGACCAATGTCAACTCAGGAATGGAGATTTAGTTCGCTGTGGGAGTGTATTGTTTAAATTTGTCCATTCCATTGAGAAACATCAGGCATCGGCTCCCTTAAAGGATGAAACCGCAAACCTCTCGATTTTGAGACGGTTTTCACCGGAACAAACTCGTGTCGAGATGCAGGAATTACTCCAGCAAGAGAGTTCAAAATATCAGCGCTCAGTCCTCAAGTTACGACAAGAGGATGCGACTCAACGGGCTGTAGATAAGCTGAAAATTTTATTGGAAGTGAGCAAACAACTTTCTTCTCCTGAAGAGAATGAAAGGCTATTTGAGAAAATTCTCGACCTATTGTTCGAGATTATGAATGTTGACCGAGCTGTGATTTTACTGGTGAATGAGGAAACCGGACAGCTTGAGCAAAAAGCGGTTAAGTTCCGAATTGGAGTGCCAACGGATGACCAGTTTTATAGCACAACGATTACCAATTTCGTTCAGCAAAATGGGGATTCGGTTTTAATTTCGGATGCCCGCCAAGATCAGCGGTTTAGTGAGTCGTTGTCTGTGCTCAACCAAGCGATCCAGGCTTCGATGTGTGTACCCTTGAAACCGCGAGATACGGTGATTGGGGTACTCTATACCGACAATCTTTCCATGGCGGATATCTATTCCCAGGAAGATTTGGAGTTCCTGACGGCGCTGGCTAACCAAGCAGCGATCGCGATTGAAAATACAGAACTCAACAAGAAGATGCAATCGGAAGCGATCGTGCGGACGAAACTAGAGCGTTTCTTCCCTCAAGCCGTGAGTAAAAAGCTCAAGGAAGAAGGGAACTTGGAGATTGTGGATACGGAGGTAACCGCGCTGTTTGCAGACATTAGCGGCTTTACAGCTATGTCCTCCACCATGGAGCCGCGCCAAATCATTGAAATGCTCAATGAATACTTCGAGGTGATGGTCGAAGACATTGTATTTCAATACGAAGGCACCTTGGAGAAATATATTGGAGATGCTCTACTGGCTGTTTGGGGCGCTCCCTATCGACAACCGGATGATGCGCGGCGTGCGGTTCATGCGGCGATCGCCATGCAAAAAGCGGTTTTGCGCCTGCACGACCAATGGCAACAGCGACACGGTATCGATATTCAAATCCATATTGGACTCAATACCGGCAAAGTTGCTGCGGGAAATATTGGCTCCCAGAATCTGATTCAATACGCCACCATTGGCGATACCACCAATGTCACGAGCCGAATCTGTAGCGCCGCGCAGGAAGGGGAGATTATGATTTCCCAAAGCACCCTAGATCAGCTCAATGACCCCAATGTAGCGATTGAAAAAATGCCCCCCGTGTGGGTCAAGGGCAAAGATCATCCGCTTCAGCTCTATCGCGTCCAGTGGAATGTTTAG
- a CDS encoding sigma-70 family RNA polymerase sigma factor has product MSVIPAEASSNDPTAQEAETDIDLVLQCQQGNQQSFRQLYRRYCARVRSTLYQLCGGEALDDLVQEVFLRAWKGLPQLRQASQFSTWLYRICWNVASDQRRQFAQERSFNSKLKSDRERLSPSDSKHSQAPDLMELHYQDIIQRGLQQLSFEHRAVLVLHDLEDLPQKEVAQILGIAVGTVKSRLFHARTSLRKYIQQQGEML; this is encoded by the coding sequence GTGTCAGTAATACCTGCCGAGGCGTCAAGCAATGACCCTACTGCTCAAGAAGCTGAAACCGACATCGACTTGGTGCTACAGTGCCAACAGGGAAACCAACAAAGTTTCCGCCAACTGTATCGGCGCTATTGTGCGCGAGTGCGGTCAACCCTCTACCAACTCTGTGGTGGTGAGGCTCTCGATGATTTAGTCCAAGAGGTTTTCCTCCGTGCCTGGAAAGGCTTACCCCAGCTACGGCAGGCGTCCCAATTTTCGACCTGGCTTTATCGGATCTGCTGGAATGTGGCATCTGATCAACGGCGGCAATTTGCCCAAGAGCGTTCTTTTAACTCCAAACTCAAAAGTGATAGAGAGCGATTGTCTCCTAGCGACTCGAAACACTCTCAAGCGCCTGACTTGATGGAACTGCACTATCAAGACATCATACAGAGGGGACTGCAACAGTTGAGTTTTGAGCATCGTGCTGTACTGGTGTTGCATGACTTAGAGGATTTGCCACAAAAGGAGGTGGCGCAAATTTTGGGCATCGCTGTGGGAACCGTGAAGTCTCGTCTTTTTCATGCCCGAACATCCCTGAGGAAATATATCCAGCAACAAGGAGAGATGCTATGA
- a CDS encoding Spy/CpxP family protein refolding chaperone yields the protein MWLHRVSVSFVLLLALGSAIALSKPNTAFPHLVGQNLGGQKGGAQGEFRLMEQLNLTSVQKQKLKAIYSQYKDRISQHKQAVRQSTQELRQLMVSTASTDEVRAKYQQVELMRHQLEAASFESMLAMREVLTPTQRTQFAQLMEQQGKLADNRMVLPRGY from the coding sequence ATGTGGTTACATCGTGTATCTGTGTCGTTCGTGCTGCTGCTTGCGCTGGGAAGTGCGATCGCCTTGAGCAAACCCAACACCGCATTCCCCCATCTCGTCGGACAAAACTTAGGAGGGCAAAAGGGTGGGGCGCAGGGGGAGTTCCGGTTGATGGAACAACTCAACCTGACTTCGGTGCAAAAGCAAAAGCTAAAAGCGATTTACTCCCAGTACAAAGATCGAATATCGCAACACAAACAGGCTGTACGTCAATCGACCCAAGAGTTGCGTCAACTCATGGTCAGTACGGCTTCAACTGACGAAGTTCGGGCTAAATATCAGCAAGTGGAATTGATGCGCCACCAGTTAGAAGCCGCCAGCTTTGAAAGTATGCTCGCCATGCGAGAGGTGTTAACCCCCACTCAACGAACCCAGTTTGCTCAACTGATGGAACAACAGGGGAAATTAGCCGACAATCGGATGGTTCTGCCCAGAGGGTATTAA
- a CDS encoding alpha/beta fold hydrolase has translation MKFVYLHGFASTPESAKALYLREAFAACKISLEVPDLNQGDFSHLTIARQITQVESLFPCDGTPVTLIGSSLGGLTSAWLAEKHSQVQRLVLLAPAFGFLDHWLPQLQAEQLRQWQTSGYLPIYHYGEQRSLPLHYQFIENASQYRETQLSRPVPTLILHGRQDEVIPLAASQAYANVRPWVQLRELDSDHGLRDVMPQIWQAIQVFCKLKIEIE, from the coding sequence ATGAAGTTCGTCTACCTTCACGGTTTTGCTTCAACGCCTGAGTCAGCGAAAGCCTTGTATCTGCGCGAAGCCTTCGCTGCCTGTAAGATTTCCCTGGAAGTGCCTGACCTCAACCAGGGTGACTTTTCCCACTTGACGATCGCCCGCCAGATCACTCAAGTCGAGTCTCTATTTCCCTGTGATGGGACACCCGTCACGTTAATCGGGTCTAGTTTGGGGGGTCTAACATCCGCTTGGTTAGCCGAAAAGCACTCCCAAGTTCAGCGACTTGTCTTACTGGCTCCAGCCTTTGGATTTCTCGATCATTGGTTGCCGCAACTGCAAGCAGAACAGCTTCGTCAGTGGCAGACATCGGGATATTTGCCGATTTATCACTACGGAGAACAGCGATCGCTTCCCCTCCATTACCAGTTTATTGAAAACGCCAGCCAGTACCGAGAAACGCAACTTTCGCGACCTGTACCCACCCTAATTTTGCATGGACGGCAGGATGAGGTGATACCCTTAGCGGCAAGTCAAGCTTATGCAAATGTGCGTCCTTGGGTACAACTAAGGGAACTGGATAGCGACCACGGATTAAGGGATGTCATGCCGCAAATTTGGCAGGCTATTCAGGTTTTTTGCAAGCTTAAAATCGAGATTGAATGA
- a CDS encoding DUF1802 family protein: protein MESTTIHALKEWAVAVDALEKGNMIMLLRKGGIKEEGNRFSVTHNQILLYPTYEHQQPNLLKPEYAAQVTPVTSGWHPETVQISSWAEMTDILLVSDEKAVVRLLPYHIWNEQFVSDRLRWKPRQSLFILLLRTYRLPQPQSIGYRPEYGGCRSWIDLTEAINLEGIVPVLDDTTYTAQVTQIRKVLTI, encoded by the coding sequence ATGGAATCAACTACTATACACGCGCTCAAAGAATGGGCTGTTGCCGTTGATGCCTTAGAAAAAGGCAACATGATCATGCTGCTACGCAAAGGGGGCATTAAGGAAGAGGGGAACCGTTTCAGTGTCACTCACAATCAGATTTTGCTCTACCCTACCTATGAGCATCAACAGCCTAACTTGCTGAAACCAGAGTACGCGGCTCAAGTCACACCTGTAACGTCAGGTTGGCATCCGGAAACCGTTCAAATTAGTAGCTGGGCTGAGATGACTGATATTTTGCTGGTGAGTGACGAAAAAGCGGTTGTCAGGCTGTTACCCTATCACATCTGGAATGAGCAATTTGTCAGCGATCGCCTCCGCTGGAAACCCCGTCAGTCCCTGTTTATCCTTTTGTTACGAACTTACCGACTCCCTCAACCCCAATCGATTGGTTATCGTCCTGAATACGGGGGCTGTCGCTCATGGATTGACCTAACTGAAGCGATTAATTTAGAGGGTATTGTGCCTGTTTTGGATGATACAACCTACACCGCTCAGGTGACCCAAATTCGTAAGGTACTCACAATATAA
- a CDS encoding sulfotransferase, whose amino-acid sequence MKVKYCIVLGCPRSGTTFLMTALRALANSECISGLLIPVSIPHLVNYSLPDYIYNVLAFELEASFQNYLDSGIPYSRFSGLHQWLKGYMSSQELFQTLQRKRVVERIVYKEPFLSFAPEFTYRALPDCRILHLYRDGRDCADSLVRTYDVLTDEKLMALNTSEMPIGRKYDTRYVPWWVEEGREEEFLGSTPYVRAIWMWKEMVGRCHNFFSQPEVVQTGRVLLVKYEDIMSDSLTCGELIATHFGAKMNRQLEKQIKKAHPQSIGIHKRRAPKEIEEAERIAQAELKLYGYL is encoded by the coding sequence ATGAAAGTAAAATATTGCATCGTTCTGGGATGCCCTCGTTCAGGAACGACATTTTTAATGACGGCACTCAGAGCTTTAGCGAATTCAGAATGTATTTCTGGTCTCCTGATTCCCGTTTCAATTCCCCATCTGGTCAACTATTCCTTACCGGACTATATCTATAATGTCCTAGCTTTTGAACTTGAAGCTTCCTTTCAAAATTATCTTGATTCGGGTATTCCCTATTCGCGATTTTCAGGCTTGCATCAATGGCTCAAAGGCTATATGAGTAGCCAAGAACTTTTTCAAACTTTGCAACGTAAACGAGTCGTTGAACGCATCGTTTATAAAGAACCTTTTCTCAGCTTTGCCCCAGAATTTACATATCGTGCGCTACCCGATTGTCGTATTCTTCACCTCTACCGAGATGGTCGAGATTGTGCCGATTCCTTAGTTAGAACCTATGATGTACTGACCGATGAAAAGTTAATGGCTCTCAATACCTCCGAAATGCCCATCGGTCGTAAATATGATACACGTTATGTTCCTTGGTGGGTTGAGGAGGGGCGAGAAGAAGAATTTCTGGGCAGCACCCCTTATGTCAGAGCCATCTGGATGTGGAAGGAGATGGTGGGACGGTGTCACAACTTCTTTTCTCAGCCTGAGGTTGTACAGACAGGCCGAGTACTATTGGTAAAATATGAAGATATAATGAGCGATAGCCTCACCTGTGGAGAGCTAATTGCTACCCACTTTGGAGCCAAAATGAATCGACAACTGGAAAAACAAATCAAAAAGGCTCATCCCCAGTCGATTGGCATCCATAAAAGACGTGCTCCTAAAGAAATTGAAGAAGCCGAAAGAATTGCTCAAGCAGAACTTAAGCTTTATGGCTATTTATAG
- a CDS encoding acyltransferase, producing the protein MGTKFDAQKNLKLGKNSVINQNCRLDNRGTITIGDNVSISSEVCILTADHDLQTCDFTGRIRPVTIEDYVFIGTRAMILPGVTLGKGCAVAAGAVVTKSVPPFTIVAGVPAKAIGMRQTNLQYRLSYRRLFY; encoded by the coding sequence ATGGGAACAAAATTTGATGCCCAAAAAAACTTGAAGCTGGGCAAGAACAGCGTGATCAATCAGAATTGTCGATTGGATAATCGGGGTACTATTACGATTGGGGATAATGTATCTATTTCCTCCGAAGTATGCATTTTAACAGCCGATCATGACTTGCAAACTTGTGATTTTACAGGTCGTATTCGTCCAGTAACTATTGAAGATTACGTTTTTATTGGCACACGCGCCATGATTTTACCGGGAGTCACTTTAGGTAAAGGCTGTGCTGTGGCAGCAGGTGCCGTTGTGACTAAAAGTGTTCCCCCCTTCACCATTGTTGCTGGGGTTCCAGCTAAAGCAATAGGAATGCGACAAACCAATCTGCAATATCGCCTGAGTTACCGCCGATTGTTTTACTAA
- a CDS encoding glycosyltransferase produces the protein MTTAFTLQDLPPPPPGKIGWPWTKQSKLLPEKMPNGSEWPRLSIVTPSYNQGNFLEATIRSVLLQGYPNLEYILIDGGSTDGSVEIIKKYEKYLFYWHSQKDRGQADAINQGLEKSSGEILGWINSDDVYVRETFHKILKAFHHHPDYIVVHGNRILINDLGQVTGWCCLPPFDPKTLVYNVCSETAFWRRSAMAQSGLLNASLQFAIDLEFFGRLYKQGKFLKLNDYLGYFRCHSEHKSFTMTHIGKEEANREWKRLFNSENRNYHLKDNKTILDRLKLSSELIREPVLLGVPYLLHRFSSKK, from the coding sequence ATGACGACGGCCTTTACCCTCCAAGACTTACCTCCACCACCACCCGGCAAGATAGGATGGCCTTGGACAAAACAGAGTAAGCTATTACCTGAAAAGATGCCGAATGGCTCTGAGTGGCCTCGTTTGAGTATCGTAACTCCTAGTTACAATCAAGGAAACTTTCTTGAGGCAACCATTCGCTCGGTTTTACTACAAGGTTATCCTAATCTAGAATATATTCTCATTGATGGTGGCAGTACCGATGGTTCGGTTGAAATTATTAAAAAATATGAGAAGTATTTATTTTACTGGCACTCTCAAAAAGATAGAGGTCAAGCGGATGCCATTAATCAAGGTTTAGAAAAAAGTAGCGGTGAAATTTTGGGATGGATTAATAGCGATGATGTCTATGTCAGAGAAACATTTCACAAAATTTTAAAAGCCTTTCATCATCATCCCGATTATATTGTTGTTCATGGAAATAGAATTTTAATCAATGATTTGGGTCAGGTAACGGGTTGGTGTTGTCTACCCCCCTTTGACCCCAAAACCCTTGTGTATAACGTCTGCTCCGAAACAGCATTCTGGCGACGCTCTGCCATGGCACAAAGTGGACTTCTGAATGCTAGTCTTCAGTTTGCTATTGATTTAGAATTTTTTGGTCGCCTCTATAAACAGGGCAAATTTCTTAAGCTCAACGATTATTTAGGTTATTTTCGTTGTCATTCTGAACATAAGAGTTTCACGATGACTCACATCGGCAAAGAGGAGGCCAACAGGGAATGGAAACGTTTATTCAACTCAGAAAACCGAAATTATCACTTAAAAGATAATAAAACTATATTAGATAGATTAAAACTCAGTTCTGAATTGATTAGAGAGCCAGTTCTGCTGGGCGTTCCCTATCTATTACATCGATTTTCCTCTAAAAAATAG
- a CDS encoding glycosyltransferase — MNSLRILLISSVVPRDTTGGELVLYRHFSQFPGLNLAIATDQGQGLLAADIINVRANRLLTRLAKTRFSKWFHDVFQCFNTFHDAQEIRNYIKDKKPDIILTVAHNEFCWLAQQMAEEFNIPLVTFFHDWWPDMAYVHSFARGFITRRFKRLYQQSQLALCVDEEIRQALGKHPNAQILYPIPHPFVKEESPATGVGGDSFTLIYAGTLSGIYGPMMQDLCAFIQNYPKLNLKLFGPPLDWPDFMVQQVKSAQIYGGFISNLRDELKKANALLVAMSFNPRDQMRMQTSFPSKIVDYCQFGKPIIIWGPDYSSAVHWGRKHQSALVVTSPVAQDLVNAIQKLANQTQEQKRLGNKALQMAQKMFEPEKIQQQFVNSIYQIAGLKFNDDTYQ, encoded by the coding sequence ATGAATAGCTTGAGAATTTTGCTCATCTCTTCAGTAGTACCACGAGATACCACAGGCGGTGAGTTGGTTCTATACAGGCATTTTTCTCAGTTTCCCGGATTGAACCTTGCAATTGCAACCGATCAAGGCCAAGGTTTACTAGCTGCCGATATCATCAATGTTCGCGCAAACCGACTATTAACTCGACTAGCAAAAACACGCTTTTCTAAGTGGTTTCATGATGTATTTCAGTGCTTCAATACTTTTCATGATGCTCAAGAAATTCGGAACTATATCAAAGATAAAAAGCCAGATATAATTCTTACCGTCGCTCACAACGAATTTTGCTGGCTAGCGCAACAGATGGCAGAAGAATTTAATATTCCCCTGGTAACCTTCTTTCATGATTGGTGGCCTGACATGGCTTATGTGCATTCCTTTGCACGAGGATTTATAACCAGGCGCTTCAAGCGACTTTATCAGCAAAGCCAACTGGCATTATGTGTCGATGAAGAAATCAGGCAAGCCCTAGGGAAACACCCCAACGCCCAAATTTTGTATCCTATTCCCCATCCATTTGTAAAAGAAGAATCTCCAGCTACAGGGGTTGGAGGAGATTCATTCACCCTAATTTATGCAGGAACTCTTTCTGGTATTTACGGGCCTATGATGCAAGATTTATGTGCATTTATTCAGAATTACCCTAAACTAAACTTAAAACTATTTGGCCCTCCCCTTGATTGGCCAGATTTTATGGTGCAGCAGGTCAAATCCGCTCAAATTTATGGTGGTTTTATCTCCAATTTAAGAGATGAACTCAAGAAGGCCAATGCTTTACTGGTTGCGATGTCTTTCAACCCGCGAGATCAGATGCGAATGCAAACCAGCTTCCCTTCTAAAATCGTAGACTATTGCCAGTTTGGAAAACCGATTATCATTTGGGGGCCAGACTATAGTTCGGCTGTTCACTGGGGACGTAAACATCAGTCAGCGTTAGTGGTAACCTCTCCTGTCGCCCAGGATTTAGTGAATGCCATTCAAAAATTAGCTAATCAGACCCAAGAACAAAAACGCTTGGGAAATAAGGCTTTACAAATGGCTCAAAAAATGTTTGAGCCAGAGAAAATTCAACAGCAGTTTGTGAATAGTATCTATCAAATTGCTGGTTTAAAATTTAATGATGACACTTATCAATAG
- a CDS encoding class I SAM-dependent methyltransferase: protein MASKKVNNFIDSLLLSIFQKLPIRLINRFLWLFHRNPTLGDKWGYYIRKFHYYDPLPNFSDITKEQVLKRRISTAIDWNLEAQINLIQKLSLSKPEIDHIKDGKNSNLKFNFLNDFYSEVDAAIYYTLIREIKPTKIIEIGCGYSTQIAALAIAQNQQEGKRGKIICIEPYPEPQLIEANLDVELLIERVENIDLKNFEPLSANDILFIDSTHTVKFGSDVCREILEILPALASGVWIHFHDIFFPYDYPPQWLIEKRLAWNEQYMLEAFLAYNSRFEVVLANHWLSVDYPQEVAKIWPGVVNWEKDPYHHCAGLWLRKK, encoded by the coding sequence ATGGCATCCAAAAAAGTCAATAATTTTATAGACAGTTTATTGTTGTCTATTTTTCAAAAGCTACCAATTCGTTTAATTAATAGATTTCTGTGGTTATTTCATCGAAATCCCACCTTAGGAGATAAGTGGGGTTACTACATCCGGAAATTTCACTACTATGACCCTCTACCCAACTTTTCAGATATTACTAAAGAACAGGTTCTTAAAAGACGAATATCAACCGCTATAGATTGGAATTTAGAGGCTCAAATAAACCTGATTCAAAAGTTGAGTTTATCTAAGCCAGAAATTGACCACATTAAGGATGGAAAAAATTCTAATTTAAAATTTAATTTCTTGAACGACTTCTACTCAGAAGTTGATGCAGCAATCTACTATACCCTGATCAGAGAGATAAAACCGACGAAGATTATAGAGATTGGGTGTGGATATTCCACTCAAATTGCAGCCTTAGCGATCGCTCAAAATCAACAAGAGGGAAAGAGGGGCAAAATCATTTGTATTGAACCTTATCCCGAACCTCAACTCATTGAAGCCAATCTTGATGTTGAGCTGCTGATTGAACGAGTCGAAAATATTGATTTAAAAAATTTTGAGCCATTAAGTGCTAACGACATTCTTTTCATTGATTCGACCCATACCGTAAAATTTGGTAGTGATGTCTGTCGGGAAATTTTGGAAATTTTGCCAGCTCTTGCCAGTGGCGTTTGGATTCACTTTCATGATATATTTTTCCCCTACGATTACCCCCCACAATGGTTGATTGAGAAGCGTTTAGCCTGGAATGAGCAATATATGCTAGAGGCATTTTTGGCTTACAATTCTCGCTTTGAAGTCGTCCTAGCCAATCATTGGCTCTCTGTAGACTACCCGCAGGAAGTTGCTAAGATTTGGCCTGGAGTTGTTAACTGGGAAAAAGACCCTTATCACCATTGTGCAGGTTTA